From the genome of Oceanispirochaeta sp. M1:
AGGTCCGGCTGCATTAGAATGAGTCCCATGGGGAGACATACAATGATAAAACCGATGATGAAAACCTGCAGAGTATCGATTGATTTCCTGTTATTCTCCAGATATAGACTCAAAAAAAGAATTGTAACCAGCTTTGAAAGCTCAGAGGGTTGAATTCCGAGAGAACCTATGCCCAACCAGGATTTAGATCCGTTTACGACCTGGCCGAAACCAGCAGTCAATAAAAGTATAAGCAGCATAAACAGATAGAGCCAGAAAGCAATATTCTTAAGTATCCGGTAATCCATAAAAGATACCGTCAGGAGGATAATGTTTCCACTTATAACCCATACTATCTGTTTTATGTATTCATCACTGACAACGGTACCATTTGAATTTACACCGCTGGAGTATATAAAGAAAACGCCTATTACCATAAGGACCTGAATAGAGGCAAAAAGGATAAAATCAAAACCGAATATGGAGGACATGTTCAATTTAATCTTCAAGTTCACCCTCCAGGACGATATCTCTTGTGTACCAGACTCCCCGTTTTCTCAGTGCTTTAATGGTTTCTTCATAATTAGTATTTCCAAAAATACCCTGGTAGATGATATCGGCAGCCTTGGGTGCCCACCATTCCCATTCATTTGATGCTTCGATCATGGTTACCACTACAATTTTATCTGCGTCATTATTTTCGGTCCAGGGGCCGTAAGATGCAAACCAGGAGTGCCAGTTTGACTTGCTTCCAACCTCTCCGGTACCCGTCTTACCAGCTATTTTAACCTGATCATTGAGAATAACAACTTCTGATGTTCCATCTGCAATGACTCCCCTTAAATAGTCTCTGAGAGTATGCAGAATCTGGGGACTTACGGTTGTATTTCTCAGAACTTCAGGAGCAATCTCTTCAACCACGGTTCTGTTTGTATTATTCACAATTTTTTTAAGAATATGAGGTTTGTATATTTCTCCCTCTTCATTAACAATGCCTGCTATTACATTGGCCAGCTGAAGAGCTGTCAGAGAGACAAATCCCTGTCCAATAGAGGCATTTAGTGTATCTCCCGGCGTCCAGTAGCTGTTGTAGGTTTTTTCTTTCCATGCGGGAGTCGGGATATTTCCCTGTACCTCTCCCTGCAGGTCAATACCTGTTATTACTCCTAATCCGAAGGCATGTGCATATTCAGATATCTTTGCAATCCCCAGATTTTCCACACCGATAGTACCGAAGTATATATTGCATGATTCAGCCAGGGCTTCCTTGAGGTTCAGTTTCCCATGACCCGTCTTTTTATGACAGAGAAATGTCCTGTTGCCCAGCTCCATATGACCTTTACAGTCAATAAGCCGATTGGGATTGAAGTCTTTATCCTCCAGAGCGGCTGCGGTAAGTAGAATCTTAAATGTTGACGCAGGTGCATAAGAGGACTGTATGGCTCTGTTCAGAAAGGGGAAATCAGGGTTCAGAGAGAGAGAACCAAAACTGTTTGGACCTTTCTGATTAAAGAGATTGGGATTGAATCCCGGATAGGATACAAGTGCCAGAACCTCACCGGTATCGGGTTTAAGAACCACAACAGATCCTTTTCTGGGGCCAAGAGCTTTTTCTGCAAGGTCTTGAATATGCCTGTCTATGGTTAAAACCAGGTCATAACCATTTTCAGGGAGCTGTATATTCCCCTCTTTAGTCATCTGTCTTCCACGGACATCCACAGTATTATAAATACGACCGTTTTTTCCCCTGAGAATGTGGTCATACTGTTTTTCAATTCCGTTTTTACCCAACACATCTCGCAGGGAGTAACCGCGGTTATAGAGGACCTGCAGCTCTTCATTTGTTATGTTTCCCACATATCCGAGAACATGAGCGATTGAACCTGTAATGTTATAGTAGCGTTTCGGTTTACTGCTCCAGCTGATACCCGGGAATTCTTCAATATTTTCTGCAATGATAGTTATTTTCTCAAATGAAACACCTTCTGCGATCTCAGAAGCCACATAGGAAGAAAATCTGGAACCGGGAAATTTCCTTTTCAGATCTTCTTCTGAAACATCCAGAATCTCAGAAAGCTTAGCCAGCATTTCAGGTAAATATTCCTCATCTCCATAGGCGGGTGTGTAGTTAACAGCAAAGGAGTCAACGTTCATTGCCAGAGGGACATCAGAATATCGGTCGAATATACGGCCTCTCTGGGCAGGAATTATATTTGATCTCTGTGATACTTCCTGAGCCTTTTTTTCATAGATTAGATTATCCACAATCTGCAGATTAAAGAGTTTATAAATATAGATAATTATAATAATAAGAAAAATCGCACTGAGCAGATAGACTCTGCCATTGCTGATATGTTTTCTGGATTTCATAAATTAAAGGGTCTTCCTTTCCTTGAGAACTCTGTCAAATAGAAAACGGAGAAGCAGAAAGAGAAAAGGAGCCAGAAGAGCATTCATCAGGAGTTCAAAACCGAAGGAACTGCTGATAAAGATACTTCCGGAATACTGAATATTGAAAACAGAAAGAATCAGATAGGATAAAGCTCCCTTGACTATTGTAGCCAGAGAAACAGAGAGTACAGGAAAAAGGATGGGGTCTATATTCAGTCTTTCATGGAACAGGCCGGCAAACTGCCCCAAGATCATACGGATAAGGCTATTAAATCCCAAAGGGGATAAACTTAGAAAATCTTCCATCAGTCCTGTTGTAAATCCGCTCATCTGTCCTGATAAAGAACCGTATCGTATTGAGACATATACAAGAATGATCAGTGTGGTATCCGGCATTCCGAAGCTCAGGCTGAAATATCGGGACAATGTTGTCTTCAGAAGAACAGAGATAAGCATAAGTGTGAAAATTATCATATTTTTTTTCATCTGATTTGCTCCTTGTCCTCGGTCAGAACAAATACATATTCCAGCTTACCAAAATCAATTGTCGGGAAAACTTCGATTTCAAGGGAGGTGTTATATTCTCTTGAAGTGATACTTTTTACTTTCCCGATAGATATTCCTCCAGGATAAAGAGACTGCATTCCTGATGTAATTACCCTGTCATCGATATTGATCTGGGTTAATGCTGTTTTCTTTACATAATTCATTATGAGATGATTCTCAGAATCACCCAATCCGGCAATCAGTCCTTCAAAACGGGAGTACTGAAAACGGGCTGCTACAAAACTTGTACTATTGTAGATAGGGATAACCTGGGATGAATTAATACCGGTTTCAATAATTTTACCTACAAGACCTATAACACCGTTCTGATAAGACGTGACAGGCATACCTTTCACTATGCCGTCTTTAGATCCCTTATTTATGATAAACGAGGAAAAAAGGCTTACGGGGTCCTTGGCAATGATGCGGGCATTTATATGATCAATTTCAAGTGCTCTGGAAAACCCCAGATGTTCCCTGAGAAGTTCATTTTCTCTGTTTACTTCTTCAAAATTCCGATCCATCTGTTCATAAGCAGTAAGTTTGTTAAGAGTTGAATCATACTCCTCTTTCAGGTTTTTCAGTTCATTAATAGAGTTAACAGTACCTGAAAACCAGGTAACTGTATTATTTATCCCTTCCTGAAAAATAGAGAGAAAGCTCATCCCCAGTGATTTTGGGGATACGAGCATTGAGTTTGTTGAAAAGATGAGTATGACTACGTTGATTATGATGAGAACCAGAAATGATGGTATTCCCCAGAATCTGCTGCTTTGCTGATTATGAGCCATTTACCACCGCTTAAGAGTTCAGAGTGTCGTAGATGCTGCGACTGTTGCTTGCACCCTTGGCGTAATCAAAGTACATCCCAGCACCAAGAGCCACACAGAGAAGAGGATTTTCCGCAAGAATTACGGGTACTCCCGTCTCTTTTGAAAGCAGTTTAGGTAATCCCTTGAGAGCAGATCCGCCTCCAGTCATAACAATTCCTCTTTCCACAATGTCAGCAGCAAGCTCAGGAGGTGTCTGACCCAGAGTCCTCTTAACTTCTTCAACGATAGCATTGATAGGCTCCTGAAGAGCCTCTCTGACCTCTACTGAGTCTATTTCAAGTCTACGGGGAAGTCCAGTGATGGCATCGGTTCCCTTTATTTCCATTTTTTCAATTTTATTATCAGGTGCAGCGTTTCCAATATTGATTTTTAATCGTTCAGCAGTCTGTTCTCCAATAATAAGGTTGTGAACAGAGCGTACATGTTTGATTATTGCGATATCAAAGGCGTCTCCCGCGAGTCTGATGGCGTTGGAAACAACCATACCACCCAGTGATATCACAGATATTTCTGTAGTTCCGCCACCGATATCGCAGACCATATGTCCTGCAGGTTCGAAAATGGGAATATCGGCTCCGATGGCAGCAGCAAGAGATTCTTCAATAATCTTAACTTCTCTGGCACCGGCCTTGAATGCGCTCTCTTCAACGGCTCTCCGTTCAACTTCTGTAATACAGGAAGGAACACCGATAACCATTCTGGGTTTTATAAGCCAGCGTTTGGGGAGAACCTTGGAAATAAAGTAGCGGAGCATCTTTTCTGTAGTTTCAAGATCTGCAATTACTCCGTCTCTCAGAGGGCGAATGGCGACGATATCTCCTGGAGTTTTCCAGAGCATCCTCTTAGCCTCAGTACCGACGGCAACTACTTTTTTAGTTCCCCTTTCAATGGCAACTACTGAAGGTTCGCTGATGACGATCCCCTTTCCTCTGACATAGATTAATGTATTACATGTACCGAGATCGATACCTATATCAGTTGAGAATCCGCCAAATAATTTATTAGAACGAGCCATAATTCCTCCAGAAGCTGCTGTCATTTTTTTAATTTCAGGGTTTATGCCCTATCAGTTATATAATCTGAGCCGGGCACCTCGGTGTTCCGGTTCAATTCTCAATGTCTGATGCCAATAGTCCCGTGCAGATTTTCTATCCTGGTTGAAATAACTGATTTCTCCAAGCAGGAAGTAGGCTTCTGCATTTTTCGGGTCCAGATCTGTAAGGGTGATGAGGGTTTCCTCAGCCTTTGACAGATTTTTTATATCATAATAGAGTTTTCCCAGTTGAAAAAGCCCCTTTTTTCGTAAAGATTCATCTCTTGTTCTATCAATCAGAATAGAATAGTATTCTGCGGCTTTATCATACTCCCTGAATTTGAATGAATCCTCGGCAATTTTAAGATAAAGCCTGTCGGACTGAAACTTTTCAAGGGCAGTTTCGTAATAAATAATACTCTGATCATAATCACCCAGATAGGAGTATGCTTCTCCTAGAAATTCGTAACTGTCCTGGTTCTCATATCCCTCATCTATTGCTTTATTCAGGTATTTTATTGCCAGATCGGCATAAAATTTGCCCTTATAAAGATATGATTTCCCCAGTATATAATATACCAGCTCTTTTTTGGGGATATCCTCAAGGATAAGTGCTTTTCTAAGGTTAAGGATTGCTTCATTGAGGTAAAAATCAATTTCATCGACAGAAATCTGGGAAATTGCCATATGATAGCCGGCAAAACCGGAAAAAATGAGGCTGTATGCATCCATAGGATAAACAGTCAGATTCTCTTCTGTCAGATCAAGTATGGATTTGTAATCCTGGAGATTCCAGAGACGGACAAGGTTCAGGTCGGTAGGCTGAGTC
Proteins encoded in this window:
- the mrdA gene encoding penicillin-binding protein 2 is translated as MKSRKHISNGRVYLLSAIFLIIIIIYIYKLFNLQIVDNLIYEKKAQEVSQRSNIIPAQRGRIFDRYSDVPLAMNVDSFAVNYTPAYGDEEYLPEMLAKLSEILDVSEEDLKRKFPGSRFSSYVASEIAEGVSFEKITIIAENIEEFPGISWSSKPKRYYNITGSIAHVLGYVGNITNEELQVLYNRGYSLRDVLGKNGIEKQYDHILRGKNGRIYNTVDVRGRQMTKEGNIQLPENGYDLVLTIDRHIQDLAEKALGPRKGSVVVLKPDTGEVLALVSYPGFNPNLFNQKGPNSFGSLSLNPDFPFLNRAIQSSYAPASTFKILLTAAALEDKDFNPNRLIDCKGHMELGNRTFLCHKKTGHGKLNLKEALAESCNIYFGTIGVENLGIAKISEYAHAFGLGVITGIDLQGEVQGNIPTPAWKEKTYNSYWTPGDTLNASIGQGFVSLTALQLANVIAGIVNEEGEIYKPHILKKIVNNTNRTVVEEIAPEVLRNTTVSPQILHTLRDYLRGVIADGTSEVVILNDQVKIAGKTGTGEVGSKSNWHSWFASYGPWTENNDADKIVVVTMIEASNEWEWWAPKAADIIYQGIFGNTNYEETIKALRKRGVWYTRDIVLEGELED
- the mreD gene encoding rod shape-determining protein MreD, with amino-acid sequence MKKNMIIFTLMLISVLLKTTLSRYFSLSFGMPDTTLIILVYVSIRYGSLSGQMSGFTTGLMEDFLSLSPLGFNSLIRMILGQFAGLFHERLNIDPILFPVLSVSLATIVKGALSYLILSVFNIQYSGSIFISSSFGFELLMNALLAPFLFLLLRFLFDRVLKERKTL
- the mreC gene encoding rod shape-determining protein MreC, translating into MAHNQQSSRFWGIPSFLVLIIINVVILIFSTNSMLVSPKSLGMSFLSIFQEGINNTVTWFSGTVNSINELKNLKEEYDSTLNKLTAYEQMDRNFEEVNRENELLREHLGFSRALEIDHINARIIAKDPVSLFSSFIINKGSKDGIVKGMPVTSYQNGVIGLVGKIIETGINSSQVIPIYNSTSFVAARFQYSRFEGLIAGLGDSENHLIMNYVKKTALTQINIDDRVITSGMQSLYPGGISIGKVKSITSREYNTSLEIEVFPTIDFGKLEYVFVLTEDKEQIR
- a CDS encoding rod shape-determining protein produces the protein MARSNKLFGGFSTDIGIDLGTCNTLIYVRGKGIVISEPSVVAIERGTKKVVAVGTEAKRMLWKTPGDIVAIRPLRDGVIADLETTEKMLRYFISKVLPKRWLIKPRMVIGVPSCITEVERRAVEESAFKAGAREVKIIEESLAAAIGADIPIFEPAGHMVCDIGGGTTEISVISLGGMVVSNAIRLAGDAFDIAIIKHVRSVHNLIIGEQTAERLKINIGNAAPDNKIEKMEIKGTDAITGLPRRLEIDSVEVREALQEPINAIVEEVKRTLGQTPPELAADIVERGIVMTGGGSALKGLPKLLSKETGVPVILAENPLLCVALGAGMYFDYAKGASNSRSIYDTLNS
- a CDS encoding lipopolysaccharide assembly protein LapB, encoding MFKKSRKSGRNLIVPLFLTVLLISLAAWGIIRGSFFFNSQLKTQPTDLNLVRLWNLQDYKSILDLTEENLTVYPMDAYSLIFSGFAGYHMAISQISVDEIDFYLNEAILNLRKALILEDIPKKELVYYILGKSYLYKGKFYADLAIKYLNKAIDEGYENQDSYEFLGEAYSYLGDYDQSIIYYETALEKFQSDRLYLKIAEDSFKFREYDKAAEYYSILIDRTRDESLRKKGLFQLGKLYYDIKNLSKAEETLITLTDLDPKNAEAYFLLGEISYFNQDRKSARDYWHQTLRIEPEHRGARLRLYN